The DNA region TGCGTTTTCGGGATCAGATCGCCTCCCGTGTATAGCGTGGCCGTCGCGTGACGGAGCTGAGGTCGACTCCCTGCAACAGCATGAGCAGGTCCCCCGCCTTGACCGTGACGCTGGTCGTTTCGGCCTCGTTTGGACTGGGGAATCGGAAGGTCCCTTTCTCCAGCCGCCGGTACCAGATCGCGAAGCCATCCCCCGCCCAATAGAGGATCTTCAAGCGATCTCCCCTGCGATTGCGGAAGACGAAGAGATGACCGGTGAATGGGTCCTCCTCGAGGACATCTCGGACGAGCTGACAGAGGCCGTCGAATCCCTTGCGCATGTCAGCCGCATCCTTGGCCAAGAGGATGCGAACCGAAGGAGGCAAGCTCAGCATCGGCGGGCCTCCAGCACGGTGAGGACGGCATCGAGTGTCGTGGGATCGAAGCCGCGTCCGACTCGGACGGTCGACCTGTCAGCCAGGACGATCTCGATCGGTGTTGGGTCCTGGGACGATCCGGAGTCGTCAGGCACGACCTGGACCGGCAGGAACGCCGAGGAGAGGACCAGGTCCGTACTGGGACCGCTCCGCTTGGTCATGGAGCGTTGAACACCCTGGCGATCGCGTCGCCGGAGCTCATGCTGCCACCAGCGGAAGGTCCATGCCTTCAGATCATGGTGTTGGCAGTAGGCCGCGATGGAGAGCCCAGAGCGTTGCTGCTCTTCGATGGTCTCCCGCCAGAAGCGCTCTTTATGCGGATCGCGAGGCTTGCCGCGTCGAATGGCCATGGTCGTTCCTCGGGGAGAGTGGCTGGTCTCCCCACGATGCTACCAGGCCCTGCAAGATGGACTTCGTAAGACGCACACGGTCCATCTGCAGCGTGACCTTGATCGACCTCAGGTCGAGCTCGTTGTTCCACCGGGCACGGTAGAGCGAAGCCAGCTCCTCCGCGC from Tautonia rosea includes:
- the tnpA gene encoding IS66 family insertion sequence element accessory protein TnpA, encoding MAIRRGKPRDPHKERFWRETIEEQQRSGLSIAAYCQHHDLKAWTFRWWQHELRRRDRQGVQRSMTKRSGPSTDLVLSSAFLPVQVVPDDSGSSQDPTPIEIVLADRSTVRVGRGFDPTTLDAVLTVLEARRC
- the tnpB gene encoding IS66 family insertion sequence element accessory protein TnpB (TnpB, as the term is used for proteins encoded by IS66 family insertion elements, is considered an accessory protein, since TnpC, encoded by a neighboring gene, is a DDE family transposase.) codes for the protein MLSLPPSVRILLAKDAADMRKGFDGLCQLVRDVLEEDPFTGHLFVFRNRRGDRLKILYWAGDGFAIWYRRLEKGTFRFPSPNEAETTSVTVKAGDLLMLLQGVDLSSVTRRPRYTREAI